The genomic segment CTCGCGCAAGTGGTGCTCATCGCGGCCGTTGCGGGTGCGCTGGTTGGCATCATCGCGACGTGGCGCAAGCACATGCGTTTCGAAGAGCCGTTGCCGTTCGGGCCATTTCTTGCGGCGGGCGGCGCAATCACGCTCTTCGCCGGCACGCCGCTTTACGCATTGTTCGGATGAACGAAGGAGCGCAACGGATGTTCAGCATTGGTCTTACCGGCGGCATCGGCAGCGGCAAGAGCACGGTCGCCGATCTGTTCGCGCAGCGTGGCGTGCCGCTTATCGACACGGACCTGATCGCGCATCGGATTACAGCGCCGGGCGGCGTCGCGATGCCGCTCATCGCGAGCGAATTCGGTGACGATTTCGTTGCCGCCGACGGCTCGCTCGATCGCGCGAAAATGCGCGCACTGGTTTTCGCCGACGACACCGCGAAAGCACGTCTCGAAGGCATCGTGCATCCGCTGATTCGCGCCGAAACGGAGCGCCAGCGGCACGGGGCGTCGGGCGCGTATCACATCGTCGTCGTGCCGCTGCTCGTGGAGTCCGGCGAATGGGCGAGCCGCGTGTCGCGCGTGCTGGTTGTGGATTGTCCCGTCGAGACGCAGATCGCGCGCGTCATGCGGCGCAACGGCTTCACGCGTGAACAGGTGCTTGCGATCATCGCGAAGCAGGCGTCTCGCGAAGCGCGCGTCGCGGCAGCGGACGATATCGTCGTCAACGATGAAACCGCCACGCTCGATTCACTCGCACAACAGGTCGATGCACTGCATGCGCGTTATTTGTCGCTCGCATCCGTCTGACGCAACGCAATCGCCTGCGTTTGCCAAATTGACGAAAAGTTCCCGGATTTGCGGCGAAACCGGCAGCTTGGCGCGCGAATATGCCCCGATTTGCTAGGGTGAGGATGCGGCATTAGAATGTGCTCACTTCCGCTCAAGGAAGCAACCGACCCACGCCGAGGCGAGCGCGCTTGATCCTTTACGAGTATCC from the Caballeronia sp. NK8 genome contains:
- the coaE gene encoding dephospho-CoA kinase (Dephospho-CoA kinase (CoaE) performs the final step in coenzyme A biosynthesis.) produces the protein MFSIGLTGGIGSGKSTVADLFAQRGVPLIDTDLIAHRITAPGGVAMPLIASEFGDDFVAADGSLDRAKMRALVFADDTAKARLEGIVHPLIRAETERQRHGASGAYHIVVVPLLVESGEWASRVSRVLVVDCPVETQIARVMRRNGFTREQVLAIIAKQASREARVAAADDIVVNDETATLDSLAQQVDALHARYLSLASV